TGGTCGGTTGATGCTTGTGGTTGGAGCGGTGGCCGTCCCGCCTGGCGGCGGGGGCGGAGGGGTGTTGGCGGGCGGGCGCGCTACGGCTGAACAGCCTGCTCGCCGGCGCCCTGCGACGCCGACGCCAGCACGTCCATGCTGATCGCCAGCCGGATGCCGATGTTCGGCCGCCGCGAGAGCGGGTGCTCGGCGCTCTGGAAGTGGCAGGTGGCCTGGTTCTCGAAGTACGTGTTGTAAGCGCCGCCCCGGATGGTCCGCAGCGCGGACGGGAACTTGACCGACTGGGGAGTGGTCTCGTCGAGGGTGGAGCTGGTCCACTCCCACACGTTGCCCACCATCTGCTCGAGGCCGCCCACGGTGGCGCCGTCCGGGTAGACGTCGACGGCGACCGGCTTGCCGTGCCCGGCCGACCACAGGTTGGCCTTGCGGGTGTCGAACGATTCGCCCCACGGGTAGCGCCGCTGGGCCACGCGGCCCGGGGCCGACTCGACCGGCCAGGCGCAGCTCTTGGTCCACTCGGCGTCGTTCGGCAGCCGCTTGCCCACCCAGCGGGCGTAGGCGACCGCCTCGTACCAGCTGACGCCCACCACCGGCAGGTCCTCTTCCCCCGGCGTGTGGTGGCCGTCTCGCCAAAACCGGGGCGAGGTGACGCCGGTCTGGTCCACAAAGTCGAACAGCGCCGGCAGCGCCTCCTCCGGCCAGAACTCGAGGGCCTCGTAGCCGCCGGCGTCGACGAAGCATTGGAAGTCGGCGTTGGTGACCGTGTAGCGGTCCAGGTAGCAGGGCTCCACGCGGGCCACGGCCTCGGAGCCCGCCTCGAGCAGGTTGGCGGTCGCCTCGTGGCCGAGCGTTTCACGCTCGGCGGCCACCCCCACCAGCACCGAGCCGGCCGGAGTGAGCGCCATCGCCTCGTCCAGGGCGCGGATCGCCCGCACGTACTGCTCGCGGTCGATCTGGCTGGCGGTCTCGGGGCGCAAGAGCAGCGCGTACCGCCGGTCGGCCAGCATCTCGTCGATGAGGTCGCCCTCGCTGGTGCTCGGCTTCCGCGGCCGCGGCGCCCGGGGCGGCGTGTCCTGCTGCTGCGGACCGCCGGCGCCCTGCCGCGGGCCGGCCCAGTCGTCACCGCCGGCAACCGGACCAAAGCGGCCGCTC
This genomic interval from Posidoniimonas corsicana contains the following:
- a CDS encoding formylglycine-generating enzyme family protein, which codes for MTAAILTPLRACLRWSEWLDSELTIGAAGVALLLIGLAFGQPVLAGAGAVGACMVARNLIKRSGRFGPVAGGDDWAGPRQGAGGPQQQDTPPRAPRPRKPSTSEGDLIDEMLADRRYALLLRPETASQIDREQYVRAIRALDEAMALTPAGSVLVGVAAERETLGHEATANLLEAGSEAVARVEPCYLDRYTVTNADFQCFVDAGGYEALEFWPEEALPALFDFVDQTGVTSPRFWRDGHHTPGEEDLPVVGVSWYEAVAYARWVGKRLPNDAEWTKSCAWPVESAPGRVAQRRYPWGESFDTRKANLWSAGHGKPVAVDVYPDGATVGGLEQMVGNVWEWTSSTLDETTPQSVKFPSALRTIRGGAYNTYFENQATCHFQSAEHPLSRRPNIGIRLAISMDVLASASQGAGEQAVQP